One part of the Natrinema caseinilyticum genome encodes these proteins:
- a CDS encoding metallophosphoesterase family protein: protein MKDALELLYTGDLHLGRHPSRIPDDLDGPELSPKAVWLSTVQEAIDRDVDAVVIAGDVVDQENRYFEAYGAFEDGVAQLDEAGIPVVVVAGNHDFDALPDMVDNLDADTLQFLGRDGQWERWTLERDGKPIAHFDGWSFSAEHVYESPLDEYDLPATDDAPQIGVLHADLNSRGSRYAPVLSSELRDTAADAWLLGHIHSPGIQIDSRPLALYSGSPQPLDPGEQQAHGPWTITIPENGDVQAEQIPLASVRYDRVSVDVSGVDDPQEATAVISDEIKEHVRSELDTRSLELSLVRVHLTGRTDAHSALVDQHRSMERDLGFREGSVSVRIESIDVDTRPAIDLEDLAEGDNAAAYLAGLLLEIENGDPHEAYSDVLDNSLGAVRQAHSANAYNPLRRETELEDPDDADAIEHLEQQARVLLDTLLSQKEGNA from the coding sequence ATGAAGGACGCCCTGGAACTACTGTACACGGGAGATCTCCACCTCGGCCGTCACCCGAGTCGAATTCCGGATGATTTGGATGGTCCGGAGCTGTCGCCGAAAGCCGTCTGGCTGTCGACGGTCCAGGAGGCAATCGACCGGGATGTCGACGCGGTCGTGATTGCTGGTGATGTCGTCGATCAGGAGAATCGCTACTTCGAGGCGTACGGCGCGTTCGAAGATGGAGTTGCACAACTCGACGAAGCTGGGATTCCAGTCGTTGTGGTAGCCGGGAACCACGACTTCGATGCCCTCCCTGATATGGTCGATAACCTCGACGCTGACACGCTCCAGTTCCTCGGGAGAGACGGGCAGTGGGAACGTTGGACGCTCGAACGGGACGGCAAGCCCATCGCCCACTTCGATGGCTGGTCGTTTTCGGCCGAACACGTCTACGAGTCCCCGCTCGATGAGTATGACCTCCCGGCGACCGATGACGCTCCTCAGATCGGAGTACTTCACGCCGACCTCAACTCGCGAGGCAGCCGGTACGCACCGGTTCTGTCGAGCGAACTCCGCGACACCGCGGCAGATGCCTGGTTACTCGGTCATATTCACAGTCCAGGCATCCAGATCGACTCGCGTCCACTGGCGTTGTACTCGGGGTCGCCACAACCCCTTGACCCAGGGGAACAGCAAGCCCACGGCCCGTGGACGATAACGATACCTGAAAACGGAGACGTACAAGCTGAACAGATTCCCCTGGCATCCGTTCGCTACGACAGGGTTTCTGTCGACGTCTCCGGGGTAGACGACCCACAGGAAGCGACCGCCGTCATTTCGGACGAAATCAAGGAACACGTTCGCTCCGAACTCGATACGAGGTCGCTGGAACTCAGCCTCGTTCGCGTTCATCTAACTGGACGGACGGATGCGCACTCGGCGCTCGTCGATCAGCATCGGTCGATGGAGCGTGACCTCGGATTCCGGGAGGGCTCGGTTTCCGTCCGGATCGAATCGATTGATGTCGATACCCGGCCGGCAATCGATCTCGAAGACCTTGCGGAGGGAGACAATGCAGCTGCGTACCTCGCGGGTCTCCTGCTCGAAATCGAGAACGGTGATCCTCACGAAGCTTACAGTGACGTGCTCGATAACTCGTTAGGCGCTGTACGGCAGGCTCATAGTGCGAATGCGTACAACCCGCTTCGACGCGAGACTGAACTCGAGGATCCGGACGACGCTGACGCTATCGAGCATCTCGAACAGCAAGCACGGGTACTGCTCGATACCCTACTCAGCCAAAAGGAGGGTAACGCATGA
- a CDS encoding AAA family ATPase, giving the protein MTRDPICFEEIQIVQAPGFETGGFSVDDLCSGINVVHGPNAAGKTTLAESLEWLCWPETADERASLVGQLSLNGEAWRVEVDNGRTSYQRDGQEANGPSLPPADQRDRYRLSLHDLLQRDNNNESFAEIIERESAGGYDLSAAYDELGYSDSPSRANRNVVQNAKGAIQELREARNNVSELRQEQNELSRLRSELEAARHAQERSELLEQAIDYAQARNELEQAESRLDEFPDILEQVDGDEIERVRSLEDDIDGWTEKKDEAEKTETDAQDRLDEADLPEEGLPTGRIDHLKELRDDLDSAEDRKRDLEGELADAKRQRETAREDIPLNVDTEDLVGLEPVTWKTVSKFAREAEELQSERETREAVQRLLEDGEHPEPDLPTLQRASQSLEEWLAASASTESNDGSEAFRIATFSAISLASTAVALGLLVHPLLFSILVVAAGIFWYGLRARSQSADGGNSREPHRESFEKTGLKPPETWSEDAVRSRLIGLYDAIAEHKLAERRSEWRDSLATDSDTLEQKEQDLEKTRAKLQDQLGAAPDASDVELAVISKRVLDWQEAHDEVEGIRENIETVEDQIVAAREDLQAKLDPYGYDDVQSSGEATEAIRNLENREQQRETAQRDLDQATETIQEATEKIDSLEAERDEIFVNLDLDSDDHDRLEELCEQVDAYDSAAEAVREAEIRANTEAEELESYPEFEPDLKEQEIADLREDLREAERTAEDFDDLQSRIADIKAEIRQAKSDDQVETALAERDRALDELKDQLEDDCAAMVGDVLVDHVQEATMETSRPDVFERAREILATITRGRYRLDFDENEAEFRAFDESKQKGLALDELSSGTRVQVLLAVRIAFVEQQEQGVRIPLLLDETLANTDDRRAKTIIESTIELARNGRQVFYFTAQGDEVAKWTAALESTNGVTHEIIDLATVRDVDDSVHIPDLESVESFTPKAPSPVSHDHASYGDELAVDSFNPHRGVGTAHLWYVVDDVETLHQLLELGIEHWGQLNNLLQWGNGDLSSVDSDQISVAEENAAALSEFVDAWKVGRGEPVDREALEASGAVSGNFIDEVTALAESVNGDGRQIVDALHSGEVNRFRSGKANKLETYLEENGYIEPRETLDHGQIRARVIERYVGEGVSRDEAKDRTDELLSRLDGA; this is encoded by the coding sequence ATGACCAGGGACCCGATCTGCTTCGAGGAAATCCAGATCGTCCAAGCTCCTGGATTCGAAACTGGCGGCTTCTCTGTCGACGACCTGTGCTCCGGCATCAATGTCGTTCATGGGCCGAACGCGGCAGGAAAAACGACGCTCGCTGAGTCGCTCGAATGGCTTTGCTGGCCCGAGACCGCCGACGAACGTGCATCCCTCGTGGGGCAGCTCTCGCTGAACGGTGAGGCCTGGCGAGTCGAAGTCGACAATGGACGCACGAGCTACCAACGCGACGGCCAGGAGGCGAACGGTCCGAGCCTCCCTCCGGCCGATCAACGCGACCGCTACCGTCTCTCCCTCCACGACCTGCTCCAGCGGGACAACAACAACGAATCGTTCGCCGAGATAATCGAGCGAGAATCAGCTGGTGGCTACGATCTCTCCGCAGCATACGACGAGCTCGGGTATTCGGATTCCCCGAGTCGGGCCAACAGGAACGTCGTCCAGAACGCCAAGGGAGCGATTCAGGAGTTGCGTGAGGCGCGAAACAACGTATCCGAACTACGCCAAGAGCAGAACGAACTCTCCCGGTTACGCAGTGAGCTGGAGGCAGCGCGTCATGCACAGGAACGCTCCGAACTGCTCGAGCAGGCGATCGACTACGCACAGGCGAGAAACGAGCTGGAGCAGGCTGAATCGAGACTCGACGAGTTCCCCGATATCTTAGAGCAGGTCGACGGAGACGAAATCGAGCGTGTTCGATCCCTCGAAGATGACATCGATGGGTGGACCGAGAAAAAAGACGAGGCCGAGAAAACGGAAACAGACGCTCAGGACCGGCTCGATGAGGCAGATCTTCCTGAAGAAGGCCTCCCGACAGGCCGTATCGACCATCTGAAAGAGCTTCGCGATGACCTCGATTCTGCGGAGGACCGGAAACGCGATCTCGAAGGAGAGTTGGCTGACGCAAAACGGCAGCGAGAAACTGCCCGAGAGGATATTCCCCTCAATGTCGATACCGAGGACCTCGTTGGCCTGGAGCCCGTCACGTGGAAGACCGTCTCGAAGTTCGCACGAGAGGCCGAGGAACTCCAGTCCGAGCGTGAAACCCGGGAGGCCGTCCAGCGACTTCTGGAGGACGGGGAGCATCCTGAGCCCGATCTACCCACGCTTCAACGTGCGAGTCAGTCGCTGGAGGAATGGCTGGCTGCGTCCGCTTCTACGGAGTCGAACGACGGTTCGGAAGCATTCCGTATCGCCACGTTCTCGGCCATTTCCCTCGCCTCGACGGCAGTCGCGCTGGGACTCCTGGTGCATCCACTGCTGTTCTCAATCCTGGTCGTAGCCGCTGGCATCTTCTGGTATGGGCTGCGCGCTCGCTCACAGTCCGCAGACGGAGGGAATTCACGAGAACCGCACCGTGAGTCGTTCGAGAAAACTGGTCTGAAGCCGCCAGAGACCTGGTCCGAGGACGCGGTTCGGTCCCGTCTGATCGGACTGTACGACGCAATCGCAGAGCACAAGCTGGCCGAGCGACGGTCCGAATGGCGCGATAGCCTGGCGACGGACTCGGACACGCTCGAACAGAAGGAGCAGGATCTGGAGAAAACACGTGCCAAACTCCAAGACCAGTTGGGCGCCGCGCCAGATGCGTCCGATGTCGAACTCGCCGTGATCTCCAAGCGAGTACTCGACTGGCAGGAAGCCCACGACGAGGTTGAGGGGATTCGAGAGAACATCGAAACCGTCGAGGACCAGATCGTGGCCGCCCGTGAAGACCTCCAAGCGAAACTCGATCCCTACGGCTACGACGACGTCCAGAGCTCCGGCGAAGCGACCGAGGCAATCCGGAACCTCGAGAACCGCGAACAGCAACGCGAAACCGCACAGCGGGACCTCGACCAAGCTACCGAGACGATTCAGGAAGCGACTGAGAAAATCGATTCGCTGGAGGCCGAACGCGATGAAATCTTTGTAAATCTGGATCTCGACTCCGATGACCACGATAGGTTGGAGGAACTCTGTGAGCAGGTCGACGCATACGACTCGGCTGCGGAAGCCGTACGAGAGGCCGAAATCAGGGCGAACACGGAGGCCGAAGAACTCGAAAGCTACCCAGAATTCGAACCGGACCTCAAGGAGCAGGAGATTGCTGACCTCAGAGAGGACCTTCGTGAGGCGGAACGAACTGCCGAGGATTTCGACGACCTGCAGTCACGGATTGCCGATATCAAGGCGGAGATCAGGCAGGCGAAGTCCGACGACCAAGTTGAAACGGCGCTCGCAGAGCGTGACCGGGCGCTCGATGAACTGAAAGACCAACTTGAGGACGACTGTGCTGCGATGGTTGGCGACGTCCTGGTGGATCACGTTCAGGAGGCGACGATGGAGACGAGTCGCCCTGACGTCTTCGAGCGTGCTCGTGAAATCCTGGCGACGATCACTCGTGGTCGGTATCGGTTGGACTTCGACGAGAATGAAGCCGAGTTCCGCGCGTTCGACGAATCCAAACAGAAGGGACTCGCGCTCGACGAGCTTTCGAGCGGTACTCGGGTTCAGGTCCTGCTCGCCGTTCGGATCGCCTTCGTCGAACAGCAGGAGCAGGGCGTTCGGATCCCGCTCCTCCTCGACGAGACACTCGCCAACACCGACGACCGCAGGGCGAAGACCATCATCGAGTCGACGATCGAACTCGCTCGGAACGGTCGGCAGGTCTTCTATTTCACCGCACAGGGCGACGAAGTGGCGAAGTGGACTGCTGCACTGGAGAGCACGAACGGCGTCACCCACGAAATCATCGACCTTGCAACGGTTCGCGATGTGGACGACTCCGTCCATATCCCTGATCTGGAATCGGTCGAATCGTTCACTCCGAAGGCACCCAGTCCCGTCAGTCACGACCATGCCTCGTATGGGGACGAACTCGCGGTGGACTCGTTCAATCCGCACCGTGGCGTTGGGACAGCGCACCTGTGGTATGTGGTCGACGATGTCGAAACCCTCCATCAACTCTTGGAGCTCGGAATCGAGCACTGGGGGCAGCTGAACAACCTGCTTCAGTGGGGCAACGGAGATCTCTCCTCCGTTGATTCCGACCAGATATCGGTCGCAGAGGAGAATGCTGCGGCGCTGAGCGAGTTCGTCGACGCCTGGAAGGTTGGTCGTGGCGAGCCCGTTGATCGAGAGGCTCTCGAGGCCTCTGGTGCGGTGAGCGGTAACTTCATCGACGAGGTCACTGCACTTGCCGAATCGGTCAATGGGGATGGAAGGCAGATCGTCGATGCCCTGCACAGTGGCGAAGTGAACCGCTTCCGTAGCGGAAAAGCGAACAAGCTGGAGACGTATCTCGAAGAGAACGGGTACATTGAACCTCGTGAGACGCTGGATCATGGCCAGATTCGTGCCCGCGTCATCGAGCGTTATGTCGGCGAAGGCGTCTCTCGCGACGAGGCCAAAGACAGGACCGACGAACTGCTTTCACGCTTGGACGGTGCCTAA
- a CDS encoding ATP-binding protein, with protein MIPDPVLFSIAYDSGTEIFSRFRKGRTFHKAVADAAEATAADTPGISSDDLLDVFQAELDEEATASADTDEILSDLAYALKVRANTTEDVDFEATIERFLVYLEENLVAGGQTHEIYQILYEYVRHTNTLTETLVEEIEQRHERYYDDLDALSRWSNRMAPSETAYQIPEIDQHVSLSGVATVESELSAGGNVILTGPAGVGKTGVLTEQYATLADEHPVYFIDAREFGQFRSISDVEAELGITNSLRDLFQEVADRNGSCTVVVDQLDNIRIETAATVFQHLLLDLSEMDQVGVLCACRTWDLEQPEYQRLNEASQFTQIELESLDEAKVSSLLSELGVDSEEQPPALLDLCQRLLNLTLLADVIAADAAIDPSSLTTETALWDAYRESLDTEGSGPSGTIPASWEDSPVDRCVYHARSSLRDRTTTFEIEERNPGDGRLQSRGTIVNDWRRRYRFKHDQLQSYFYAWDAVCGDFSVEDVLEDDIDERVAADVFDWMFRMYIEDASRSTSFIRDGLGSDSDLGFYAKSILAESARDLGPEKLPDETARALLDSLNTDQNLTREFYRDLSSPAWARYLVDNERVSEFGRHSATYVSELAGAHPEILIDALATYDAPDRSQLRPYLSVVDSLPPTQLSRLTSLVVRYLADMDRETSKRMHSNLSTLVGVLIHESQFDTALELLSTLLEPAVSETTEVERGEYSGTRTEVHCRLRARSIQSLFDEYGDELVATCGTDLLDLLDERFRTCLELIVSQSTDKIPPERLLRRRLVANRLNPTKIEVVFLQVIEGVLGSLLVHDASVGSTWVRHYLEDDGVFKQISISVLARDPERAPGLVSEVLTTAKNVVDREISTEYISLLDSGFDVISEADQETVLKHINEALDEEDIRERLSDRREFDSTDELDQMVDAHIDRWKLKRLYHVRDAVSNSQQRDIQSLIDEYGEIEYQAGTGYHFPFQWGDGDDGTPLDPSELDSDAFISACMEHAVPHHLEGDMKEDMDEVRALLDEELRDRLRDDPAMYLPSLPEIVRSGDDNFADTAFEAVKYLITGTDHRETTIEAWDSVIEALDVVTNIGTDEQRWPRDTRRTAAELVQTIISHTRSSLQVAEYEEVLSEILLRQLQDPDPEQTGAGWNQSIAPQNAIFVKGVRATGIVSTTYFFASLDAEHPDTSGGQQDLWDRIMALFEDSARPVRFALGMRLPLLFHLNTSLVCTHLDVLFPEEDSPDAVRQFTATWEGYLTINRLSQDLFDDLRSKYGRAVELYTADSPDTVEEKEEEDTSAYLVDNTADTYDERTYERVCSHLASAYAQEFIEASDPLIEEAFGVSVTELDGEDIKSADFAFARTFTSLLNNTDDREIEAMVWHQAIEFWGMRLEEHETPVCDGFQEYAELLAHAPPSASVTEIADHLVQSAPCLSSSLPFQQVIDFLANEVNSSPTSADIDDAINVLVALVDQWDTSFTYPASDERWTIVKVAAANDNDQAVMLAERFYESGESEYRRIIDQHKTADSETS; from the coding sequence ATGATCCCTGACCCGGTTCTTTTCTCCATCGCATACGACTCAGGAACGGAGATTTTCAGCAGGTTCCGAAAAGGAAGAACATTTCACAAGGCCGTTGCTGACGCAGCGGAGGCGACTGCGGCTGATACCCCCGGAATCTCTTCAGACGATCTTCTCGATGTTTTTCAGGCTGAACTTGACGAAGAAGCGACGGCTTCTGCAGATACTGATGAGATACTCTCAGACCTTGCTTATGCGCTAAAGGTGCGGGCGAATACGACCGAAGATGTCGATTTCGAGGCGACGATCGAACGATTCCTTGTCTATCTCGAAGAAAACCTCGTTGCTGGGGGACAGACCCACGAGATCTACCAGATTCTCTACGAATACGTCCGCCACACAAACACCCTCACAGAAACGCTGGTTGAAGAGATTGAGCAACGGCATGAGCGATACTACGATGACCTCGACGCGTTGTCACGGTGGAGCAATCGGATGGCCCCGTCCGAGACGGCGTACCAAATTCCAGAAATCGACCAACACGTCTCGCTTTCAGGCGTTGCGACGGTTGAGTCTGAACTATCTGCTGGAGGAAACGTTATTCTTACCGGGCCTGCAGGTGTTGGAAAGACGGGTGTGCTGACGGAGCAATATGCCACACTGGCGGACGAGCATCCGGTCTACTTCATTGATGCACGTGAATTCGGTCAGTTCAGGTCAATCTCCGATGTCGAGGCGGAGCTCGGCATCACGAACAGCCTCCGAGATCTGTTTCAGGAGGTCGCTGACCGGAACGGTAGTTGTACGGTAGTGGTTGATCAGCTTGATAATATCCGAATAGAAACTGCAGCCACCGTATTCCAACATCTACTCCTCGACTTGAGCGAGATGGACCAGGTTGGCGTCCTCTGTGCATGCCGGACATGGGATCTGGAACAACCGGAATATCAGCGGTTGAATGAGGCGTCTCAGTTCACCCAGATTGAGCTTGAATCCCTGGACGAGGCCAAGGTGTCATCGCTACTGTCAGAACTCGGTGTGGACTCTGAGGAGCAACCTCCGGCGCTACTTGACCTGTGTCAGCGACTACTGAACCTGACGCTACTCGCTGACGTGATAGCAGCCGACGCTGCCATCGATCCTAGTTCGCTTACTACGGAAACCGCACTGTGGGACGCATACCGGGAGTCGCTTGACACTGAGGGAAGCGGCCCGTCGGGTACCATCCCGGCGAGCTGGGAGGACAGCCCGGTCGACCGCTGTGTCTACCACGCACGGTCTTCCCTCCGTGACCGGACAACCACGTTCGAAATCGAAGAACGAAATCCCGGTGACGGACGGCTGCAAAGCAGGGGGACTATCGTCAATGACTGGCGCCGCCGATATCGGTTCAAACACGACCAATTACAATCGTATTTCTACGCGTGGGACGCGGTTTGTGGGGATTTTTCCGTTGAAGACGTTCTTGAGGACGACATCGACGAACGCGTCGCAGCGGATGTCTTCGACTGGATGTTTCGTATGTATATAGAGGACGCCAGCAGGAGTACCTCCTTCATTAGGGATGGGCTCGGTTCAGATTCAGACCTCGGGTTCTACGCAAAGTCGATCCTCGCCGAATCAGCACGGGATCTCGGGCCGGAAAAGTTGCCAGACGAAACTGCCCGGGCACTCTTGGACTCCTTGAACACGGACCAGAACCTCACACGGGAGTTCTATCGTGATCTCTCCTCCCCGGCGTGGGCGAGATACTTGGTCGACAATGAACGAGTCTCGGAATTTGGCCGCCATTCCGCAACGTATGTCTCCGAACTCGCCGGGGCACACCCAGAGATCCTAATAGATGCACTAGCGACGTATGACGCGCCTGATCGATCCCAGTTACGCCCCTATCTATCCGTCGTCGATTCCTTGCCCCCCACGCAACTTTCCAGACTGACGTCTCTGGTAGTGAGGTATCTCGCCGATATGGACCGAGAGACATCGAAGCGGATGCATTCGAATTTATCGACGCTGGTAGGCGTCTTAATCCACGAGAGCCAGTTTGACACCGCGTTGGAGTTGCTTTCCACTCTCCTCGAACCGGCGGTGAGCGAGACAACCGAGGTTGAACGAGGAGAATATTCAGGAACGAGGACAGAGGTTCACTGTCGACTCCGGGCGAGGTCGATCCAATCATTGTTCGACGAGTACGGTGACGAGCTAGTCGCTACCTGTGGGACGGACCTTCTTGACCTACTTGACGAACGGTTCCGAACCTGTCTGGAGCTCATTGTCTCACAATCTACAGATAAAATTCCGCCGGAACGCCTGCTCCGTCGTCGATTAGTTGCCAACCGACTCAACCCCACCAAGATAGAGGTAGTATTTCTCCAGGTGATCGAAGGCGTTCTGGGATCGCTGCTCGTCCACGACGCGTCAGTTGGGTCTACATGGGTGCGTCACTACTTAGAGGATGACGGAGTCTTCAAGCAGATTTCGATAAGCGTCCTCGCGCGGGATCCCGAACGAGCGCCGGGACTCGTTAGTGAGGTTCTGACAACCGCTAAAAACGTTGTCGACCGCGAGATCTCAACAGAATACATCTCCCTGCTGGATAGTGGGTTCGATGTCATTTCAGAAGCGGATCAAGAGACCGTCCTCAAGCATATCAACGAGGCGCTCGATGAAGAGGACATCCGCGAGCGGTTGTCTGATCGGCGCGAGTTCGATTCCACGGACGAACTCGACCAGATGGTCGACGCTCATATCGATCGTTGGAAACTGAAACGGCTATATCACGTTCGAGATGCAGTGTCGAACTCACAGCAGAGAGACATTCAGTCGTTAATTGATGAGTATGGCGAGATCGAATATCAAGCCGGGACCGGCTACCACTTTCCATTCCAATGGGGAGACGGCGATGACGGAACCCCACTTGATCCTTCTGAATTAGACTCTGATGCGTTCATCTCTGCCTGCATGGAGCACGCGGTCCCGCATCATCTTGAAGGAGACATGAAAGAGGACATGGATGAGGTTCGAGCGTTACTCGACGAGGAGCTCCGTGACCGACTCCGTGATGACCCGGCAATGTATCTCCCGAGCCTCCCCGAGATAGTCCGTTCAGGCGACGACAATTTCGCCGACACGGCCTTCGAAGCGGTGAAATATCTTATTACGGGCACCGACCACCGCGAAACCACAATCGAAGCGTGGGATTCCGTCATCGAGGCACTTGACGTAGTCACCAACATCGGAACAGATGAGCAGCGGTGGCCTCGCGATACACGACGGACTGCTGCAGAACTTGTTCAGACGATTATCTCACATACGCGGAGTTCGCTTCAGGTCGCCGAGTACGAGGAAGTTCTGTCGGAAATCCTCTTGCGACAGCTCCAGGATCCGGATCCAGAGCAAACAGGCGCGGGATGGAATCAGTCGATTGCGCCGCAGAACGCCATCTTCGTAAAAGGGGTTCGGGCGACTGGTATCGTTTCAACAACATATTTTTTCGCCTCGCTGGATGCAGAGCACCCAGATACGTCGGGGGGTCAACAAGACTTGTGGGATCGGATAATGGCCCTGTTCGAGGACTCTGCACGACCGGTACGTTTCGCCCTCGGAATGCGACTACCGCTACTATTCCACCTAAACACCTCGTTAGTTTGCACTCATTTGGATGTGCTCTTTCCCGAAGAAGACTCTCCTGATGCAGTTCGACAGTTTACTGCAACTTGGGAAGGATATCTCACAATTAATCGACTATCACAAGATCTGTTCGACGATCTGCGTTCGAAGTATGGGCGGGCGGTTGAATTATACACGGCAGACAGTCCGGACACTGTCGAGGAGAAGGAAGAAGAGGATACCAGCGCATATCTGGTCGACAACACGGCCGACACCTACGACGAACGAACGTACGAACGAGTGTGCTCGCACCTCGCGAGTGCATATGCACAAGAATTCATCGAGGCATCGGACCCGCTTATCGAAGAAGCGTTCGGGGTGAGCGTCACCGAATTAGATGGTGAAGACATCAAGTCAGCCGATTTCGCGTTCGCCCGGACGTTCACCAGCCTACTAAACAACACTGACGACCGTGAGATCGAGGCGATGGTTTGGCATCAAGCAATCGAGTTCTGGGGGATGCGGCTCGAAGAACACGAGACACCGGTGTGTGATGGATTTCAAGAGTACGCCGAACTCCTGGCGCATGCTCCACCATCGGCCAGTGTAACAGAAATCGCAGACCACCTCGTTCAGAGCGCCCCTTGTCTATCCTCATCGCTCCCGTTCCAGCAAGTAATCGATTTCTTGGCAAACGAGGTGAATTCCAGTCCGACCTCCGCAGATATAGACGATGCAATCAATGTGCTCGTCGCGCTCGTTGACCAATGGGATACTTCGTTCACCTATCCAGCGAGCGACGAGCGTTGGACTATCGTGAAAGTAGCAGCGGCAAACGACAATGATCAAGCAGTAATGCTCGCCGAACGTTTCTATGAATCTGGCGAGTCAGAGTATCGCCGAATAATCGACCAGCACAAGACAGCTGACTCAGAAACATCGTGA
- a CDS encoding toxin-antitoxin system TumE family protein: MGSLTDDDLDGVSKGQKYPDGTVVRVFCMRTDRDAYPSGWAYKLHYGATEPDPPRTLEDGTIRRYDNSHEDTKGHELHVAPETEPEIIEFPGMVELWERFWSEIPKSEIEVK, translated from the coding sequence ATGGGCTCGCTGACCGACGATGACCTCGATGGCGTAAGCAAGGGGCAGAAGTACCCTGACGGGACTGTTGTCCGGGTGTTCTGCATGCGGACTGACCGTGATGCGTACCCGTCTGGGTGGGCCTACAAGCTCCATTACGGTGCAACAGAGCCAGATCCGCCCCGTACGCTTGAGGACGGTACGATTCGTCGGTACGACAACTCGCACGAGGACACAAAAGGCCACGAACTCCACGTCGCACCCGAGACAGAACCAGAGATAATCGAGTTCCCAGGGATGGTCGAACTCTGGGAACGATTCTGGAGCGAAATTCCGAAATCCGAAATCGAGGTCAAGTGA
- a CDS encoding transcription initiation factor IIB: MTNARHDWGISAEIGRYRDARGQQLPAAKRRKLHRLRRWDRQARFEGKAEQNLAHGLSEVRRIVGALDLPESICTQACALYRTAANEDLIRGRSIEAMAAASVYAACRCSGLPRTTDEVGEVSTVSRERVSNAYSVLNHELNLPAVPMAPVQYVPRFASDLDLSREVRQRALELAREASEVGLGNGCRPTGVAAACIYEAAREADENITQTSLAELASVSAMTLREQWKKLQSMLEHEGESGLEVHG, from the coding sequence GTGACGAATGCCCGGCACGACTGGGGCATCTCTGCAGAGATCGGTCGGTATCGCGATGCACGAGGGCAACAGCTTCCGGCCGCGAAACGTCGGAAACTGCACCGGCTTCGGCGATGGGACCGCCAAGCTCGGTTCGAAGGGAAAGCTGAGCAGAACCTTGCACATGGGCTCTCGGAAGTCCGGCGGATCGTCGGTGCGCTCGACCTTCCCGAGAGCATCTGTACGCAGGCGTGCGCCCTCTATCGGACTGCTGCGAACGAGGACCTCATCCGTGGTCGCTCGATCGAAGCAATGGCGGCTGCCAGCGTGTATGCAGCCTGTCGATGTTCGGGACTCCCTCGGACAACCGACGAGGTCGGAGAAGTGTCGACTGTCTCCAGAGAGCGGGTCAGCAACGCGTACAGCGTGTTGAATCACGAACTGAATCTCCCGGCCGTTCCGATGGCCCCCGTTCAGTATGTCCCACGATTCGCATCAGACCTCGATCTCTCACGAGAAGTGCGCCAACGCGCCCTGGAGTTGGCCCGCGAAGCGTCCGAAGTCGGTCTCGGGAACGGCTGTCGACCAACCGGCGTTGCCGCTGCCTGCATCTACGAGGCTGCTCGTGAGGCTGACGAGAACATTACCCAAACGAGTCTCGCCGAGCTCGCGAGTGTCTCCGCTATGACGCTCCGTGAGCAATGGAAGAAACTCCAATCGATGCTCGAACACGAAGGGGAGTCTGGATTGGAGGTACACGGATGA